One genomic segment of Mycolicibacterium neworleansense includes these proteins:
- a CDS encoding YoaK family protein, whose amino-acid sequence MAIASPVTQRSTVVALLLLTCATGIVDAVSVLVLGHVFVANMTGNVIFLGFWFVPHSGVDVTGALVAFIGFVLGTVVGGRLRRHLDSHVRNWLTTALGVEVVLLTVLSILCGTGVLNYQDNRKFILIVLAMTFGIQNATARQFGIQELSTTVLTQTIVGIGFDSRLAGGTGDREKLRYGVVLTMCGGAILGATLSRFTVAPVIGLAAVVVAISALIFKFGPAPDPAPAENAR is encoded by the coding sequence ATGGCCATCGCCTCACCGGTGACGCAGCGGTCGACCGTTGTGGCGCTCTTGTTGTTGACGTGCGCCACCGGGATCGTCGACGCGGTCAGTGTGCTGGTGTTGGGGCATGTGTTCGTCGCGAACATGACCGGGAACGTGATCTTTTTGGGGTTCTGGTTCGTACCGCACTCCGGAGTGGACGTGACGGGCGCGCTGGTGGCGTTCATCGGGTTCGTGCTGGGCACCGTGGTGGGCGGACGGCTCCGCCGTCATCTCGACAGTCACGTGCGCAACTGGTTGACCACCGCGTTGGGCGTGGAAGTCGTTCTGTTGACCGTGCTTTCGATCCTGTGCGGAACAGGGGTGCTGAACTATCAGGACAACCGCAAGTTCATCCTGATCGTTCTGGCGATGACCTTCGGGATCCAGAACGCGACGGCGCGCCAGTTCGGTATCCAGGAGCTGAGCACCACGGTGCTGACGCAGACGATCGTCGGCATCGGGTTCGACAGCCGACTGGCCGGTGGCACCGGCGACCGCGAGAAGTTGCGCTACGGCGTGGTGTTGACGATGTGCGGTGGTGCGATCTTGGGCGCGACGCTGTCGCGGTTCACCGTCGCGCCGGTGATCGGGCTGGCGGCGGTGGTGGTGGCGATCAGTGCGCTGATCTTCAAGTTCGGGCCGGCTCCAGATCCGGCTCCTGCGGAGAATGCTCGCTGA
- a CDS encoding fructosamine kinase family protein, which translates to MPNAATRGDVYVKRNVMAPTGFFAAEAAGLNWLVVEGGVPCVPVIDYDATSLTLQRLHPVAPTAQAARDFGEQLAHTHDAGAPAYGAGPEGYDGDGFFGPMSQPLPMSLAHRDSWGAFYADERLVPMAELAAAGLDATARAAVVAVAELCRAGTFDDDDGPARLHGDLWSGNVMWTADGAVLIDPAAHGGHRETDLAMLELFGFPFLDEMLAAYESVRPLRGGRQDRVDLHQLYPLLAHVVLFGASYAGQTESAARRVLTKFSKLRIE; encoded by the coding sequence ATGCCCAATGCCGCGACTCGGGGCGACGTCTATGTCAAGCGCAACGTAATGGCGCCGACGGGATTCTTCGCCGCGGAGGCCGCCGGACTGAACTGGCTGGTGGTCGAGGGTGGCGTGCCGTGTGTCCCGGTAATCGATTACGACGCAACCTCATTGACCTTGCAGCGACTGCACCCGGTAGCGCCGACTGCGCAGGCCGCGCGGGACTTCGGTGAGCAACTGGCACATACCCACGATGCCGGAGCGCCGGCCTACGGGGCAGGACCAGAGGGCTATGACGGGGACGGGTTCTTCGGACCGATGTCGCAGCCGTTGCCAATGTCGTTGGCCCACCGCGATTCTTGGGGTGCCTTCTACGCCGATGAGCGGCTGGTGCCGATGGCGGAGCTGGCCGCAGCCGGGCTCGATGCGACGGCGCGGGCCGCCGTGGTGGCCGTGGCAGAACTGTGCCGTGCCGGCACGTTCGACGACGACGATGGACCGGCCCGGCTCCATGGCGATCTGTGGAGCGGCAACGTGATGTGGACCGCGGATGGCGCTGTCCTGATCGACCCCGCTGCGCACGGCGGCCACCGCGAGACGGATCTGGCGATGCTGGAGTTGTTCGGGTTTCCGTTTCTGGATGAGATGTTGGCGGCGTATGAGTCGGTACGACCACTGCGTGGAGGCCGGCAAGACCGGGTCGATCTGCATCAGCTCTATCCGCTGCTGGCTCATGTCGTGCTCTTCGGCGCGAGCTACGCCGGCCAGACCGAGTCGGCGGCCCGGCGGGTCCTGACAAAGTTCAGCAAACTACGGATCGAGTAG
- a CDS encoding HNH endonuclease signature motif containing protein: MSSAAATFDSEVSPAQRTEVLFAELSELTGQRNAIDGRIVEIVAELDRDELCGATGARSIEALVAWKTGVTPRNAETMVAVARRVEEFPRCTQDLREGRLSLDQVGVIAEKAADGSDEHYAELAAVATVTQLRTAIKLEPRPEPDPKPEPQRSFTRVEGDGYTTYRITLPRLEAAKFDAARQAHHDGLVADWKRDHDTDDSDGDGDTSQQAPPFPDSVNAFMSLVETGWDAEAAHRPHGQHTTVVVHVDVEKPVAALHLGPVLAEDERRYLLCDATFEAWFERHGQPIGAGRTTRAISRRLRRALEHRDRCCVVPGCGSTRGLHAHHIVHWEEGGATDLDNLVLVCPYHHRLHHRRLITITGPAGHLSVTDHTGRPLHGGSLARPPITPPPDVPPCPGPTGERAHWWWYQPFQPQPPPEAA; the protein is encoded by the coding sequence ATGTCCTCGGCGGCAGCCACTTTCGATTCGGAGGTGAGCCCTGCGCAGCGCACTGAGGTGTTGTTCGCCGAGTTGTCGGAGCTGACCGGCCAGCGCAATGCGATCGATGGCCGCATCGTGGAGATCGTCGCTGAGTTGGACCGTGACGAGTTGTGCGGGGCCACCGGTGCTCGTTCGATCGAGGCGTTGGTGGCCTGGAAGACCGGTGTCACCCCGCGTAATGCCGAGACCATGGTGGCGGTGGCACGGCGGGTTGAGGAATTCCCCCGCTGCACGCAAGACCTGCGCGAAGGCCGGCTCTCGCTGGACCAAGTCGGTGTGATCGCCGAGAAAGCCGCCGACGGATCCGATGAGCATTACGCGGAGTTGGCCGCGGTAGCCACCGTGACCCAACTGCGCACCGCGATCAAGCTCGAGCCGCGCCCGGAACCTGATCCGAAGCCTGAACCGCAGCGGTCCTTCACCCGAGTCGAGGGCGACGGGTACACGACTTATCGGATCACCCTGCCGCGTCTGGAGGCAGCGAAATTCGACGCTGCCCGCCAAGCGCATCACGATGGGCTGGTCGCGGACTGGAAACGCGATCATGACACCGACGACAGCGATGGCGACGGTGACACCTCACAACAGGCGCCGCCGTTTCCCGACAGTGTGAATGCGTTCATGAGCCTGGTCGAGACCGGCTGGGATGCCGAGGCCGCGCATCGCCCGCATGGCCAGCACACCACCGTGGTGGTGCATGTCGATGTTGAGAAACCGGTCGCCGCACTACATCTGGGCCCGGTCCTCGCCGAGGATGAGCGACGCTACCTGCTGTGTGATGCCACCTTCGAGGCGTGGTTCGAACGCCACGGGCAACCGATCGGCGCTGGGCGTACGACTCGAGCGATCAGCCGTCGGTTGCGCCGGGCCCTGGAACATCGTGACCGGTGCTGTGTGGTGCCTGGCTGCGGGTCTACCCGCGGTTTGCATGCCCATCACATCGTTCATTGGGAGGAGGGCGGGGCCACCGACCTGGACAACCTGGTGCTGGTGTGCCCGTATCACCATCGCCTGCACCACCGGCGCCTGATCACCATCACCGGACCCGCCGGCCATCTCAGCGTCACCGACCACACGGGGCGACCGTTGCACGGCGGATCACTGGCCCGCCCACCGATCACACCCCCGCCCGACGTTCCACCGTGTCCCGGACCGACCGGCGAACGCGCACACTGGTGGTGGTACCAACCCTTCCAACCCCAACCACCACCGGAAGCCGCGTAG
- a CDS encoding acyltransferase family protein: MNTLAGPTARRGSTASGRKALPNKQFRPDIEGLRAVAVLAVVLFHAGVPGFGGGFIGVDVFFVVSGFLITGLLWREASGTGTVRMAQFYAGRARRLLPAAALVLVATSMAATLLLPPLQARSVLADAIASALYVGNYRFAAEGTDYLAAETAASPLQHYWSLGVEEQFYLLWPALILATAWVLTRCGRGTRSAAPYACVLAVVAGASLAVSLAWTETMPPWAFFSLPTRAWELAAGGLIALTAAHWRNLPPVCAALVGWGGLVLILVTCTQLGTTTPYPGSAALLPVMGTALVIGAGCAIPGLGVGRLLSKPALRGIGRLSYSWYLWHWPVLLLAPALFGHGLGLAGRLAMMVMSLGLAILTLHLVENPARFATALRGSSWRSLAVGATATGVAVCAGLVLLAVRPVPTGSGPAAVPVAVVGPSRAAVPTQTPEQRVQAAVAASADLRAVPSNLSPPLGNITKPEAFVNGCVLSWQDVAVPDCVSGDTASATRVALVGDSHAGMWHPALEAAAQQQRWRLETFAKVTCPPMKLPILSPYLGREFTECKQWRADVLTRIAKERPALIVLDMVRRYGADFGFVSYDPAWLDGLTRLVSQLRGTGARVLVLGPVPDPHTTVPTCLSAHMDDATACTPDRSIAVNDTGIAAEAAAVQAGGGQYARLDQYFCTGSRCPVIVGNTLVFRDDNHITAEYAQLLSPVIARLTESALAPN, translated from the coding sequence GTGAACACCCTCGCGGGGCCCACGGCCCGCCGCGGCAGCACCGCGAGCGGTCGGAAAGCCCTGCCGAACAAGCAGTTTCGCCCTGACATCGAAGGGCTTCGGGCGGTGGCGGTTCTGGCGGTGGTGCTGTTTCACGCCGGGGTGCCCGGTTTCGGTGGCGGGTTCATCGGCGTCGACGTGTTCTTCGTTGTGTCGGGATTCCTGATCACCGGCCTGTTGTGGCGGGAGGCCTCGGGCACCGGGACGGTCCGGATGGCGCAGTTCTACGCCGGGCGGGCCCGACGGCTGTTGCCCGCCGCCGCGCTTGTCCTGGTTGCGACATCGATGGCGGCCACCCTCCTGCTGCCTCCGCTGCAGGCCCGTTCGGTGCTGGCCGACGCGATCGCAAGTGCCCTTTATGTCGGTAACTACCGCTTCGCGGCGGAGGGCACCGACTATCTGGCAGCCGAGACGGCGGCGTCTCCGCTGCAGCACTACTGGTCTCTCGGGGTGGAGGAGCAGTTCTACCTGTTGTGGCCGGCGCTGATCCTGGCGACCGCATGGGTGCTGACCCGCTGCGGCCGGGGCACCCGCTCGGCCGCCCCGTACGCCTGCGTGTTGGCGGTGGTGGCCGGCGCGTCGCTCGCGGTGTCGCTGGCGTGGACCGAGACGATGCCGCCGTGGGCGTTCTTCTCCCTGCCGACCCGCGCCTGGGAGTTGGCCGCCGGTGGGCTGATCGCGTTGACCGCGGCGCACTGGCGCAACCTGCCGCCGGTCTGCGCAGCCCTGGTCGGCTGGGGTGGGCTGGTCCTGATCCTGGTGACGTGCACACAGCTCGGTACCACCACTCCCTATCCGGGCTCCGCGGCGTTGCTCCCGGTGATGGGTACCGCGCTGGTGATCGGGGCGGGTTGTGCGATACCCGGTCTCGGTGTGGGGCGCCTGCTGTCGAAGCCGGCGCTGCGCGGCATCGGCCGGCTGTCCTATTCGTGGTACCTGTGGCACTGGCCGGTATTGCTGCTGGCGCCCGCGCTGTTCGGCCATGGCCTGGGGCTGGCCGGCCGACTGGCGATGATGGTGATGTCGCTGGGCCTGGCGATCCTGACCCTGCATCTGGTCGAGAACCCGGCCAGGTTCGCGACGGCGCTGCGGGGCTCATCGTGGCGCAGCCTGGCCGTCGGCGCGACCGCCACCGGGGTGGCCGTCTGCGCGGGGCTGGTGCTGTTGGCGGTGCGTCCGGTACCGACGGGATCCGGACCGGCAGCGGTTCCGGTCGCCGTGGTCGGCCCTTCTCGCGCGGCCGTCCCGACGCAGACACCCGAACAACGGGTGCAGGCGGCCGTCGCCGCGTCGGCCGATCTGCGCGCGGTGCCGTCGAATCTCTCACCGCCGCTGGGCAATATCACCAAGCCCGAGGCGTTCGTCAACGGTTGCGTACTGTCCTGGCAGGACGTCGCAGTCCCGGACTGCGTATCCGGCGACACCGCCTCGGCCACCCGGGTGGCCCTGGTCGGCGATTCCCACGCCGGGATGTGGCATCCGGCCCTGGAGGCCGCCGCGCAGCAACAACGTTGGCGGCTGGAGACTTTCGCGAAAGTCACCTGCCCACCGATGAAGCTGCCGATCCTCAGTCCCTACCTCGGTCGTGAGTTCACCGAATGCAAGCAGTGGCGGGCCGATGTGCTGACCCGAATCGCCAAGGAGCGCCCGGCACTCATCGTGCTGGACATGGTGCGCCGCTACGGCGCGGATTTCGGCTTCGTCAGCTACGACCCGGCCTGGCTGGACGGGTTGACGCGGCTGGTGTCGCAGTTGCGCGGCACCGGGGCACGGGTCCTGGTGCTCGGGCCGGTACCCGACCCGCACACCACGGTGCCGACCTGCTTGTCGGCGCACATGGACGACGCGACCGCCTGTACGCCGGACCGCTCGATTGCCGTGAACGACACGGGTATTGCCGCCGAGGCCGCAGCGGTACAGGCCGGCGGCGGACAGTACGCGCGGCTCGACCAATACTTCTGCACCGGCTCACGCTGCCCGGTGATCGTCGGCAACACCCTGGTTTTCCGCGACGACAACCACATCACCGCCGAATACGCCCAGTTGCTGTCGCCGGTGATCGCGCGCCTGACCGAGAGTGCGCTGGCCCCCAACTAG
- a CDS encoding barstar family protein, with protein sequence MKTYRIDGAKVATKADFFTEIGRAVNGDEGYFGSNLDALADCLRGGFGTPDNRKFRFVMTSYRNIKEALGQDTWSTVLSIFATEGVDLWLEN encoded by the coding sequence GTGAAGACGTATCGGATCGACGGGGCCAAGGTGGCCACCAAAGCGGACTTCTTCACCGAGATCGGCCGCGCGGTCAACGGCGACGAGGGCTACTTCGGCTCCAATCTGGATGCGTTGGCCGACTGTCTGCGCGGTGGCTTCGGCACCCCGGACAATCGCAAGTTCCGGTTCGTGATGACGTCATACCGGAACATCAAAGAGGCACTCGGACAAGACACCTGGAGCACCGTGCTGTCGATCTTCGCCACCGAGGGAGTCGACCTGTGGCTGGAGAACTGA
- a CDS encoding ribonuclease domain-containing protein has translation MGRSRIAALAVLCGLLSGCCAPTQSTSAPAAPPPSAASTKSAAADGTCDLSGLPPEADKTVDLIQAGGPFPYPRNDGVVFGNYEGRLPKHERGYYHEYTVPTPGTKHRGKRRIVTGGAPQNDPPEYYYTGDHYESFCLIGGT, from the coding sequence ATGGGACGATCACGCATTGCGGCACTGGCAGTGCTGTGCGGCCTGCTCTCGGGGTGCTGCGCTCCGACTCAATCGACGTCGGCCCCGGCGGCGCCGCCGCCGTCGGCAGCATCGACCAAGTCAGCGGCCGCGGACGGCACGTGCGATCTGAGTGGCCTTCCACCGGAGGCGGACAAGACCGTCGACCTCATCCAAGCCGGCGGCCCATTTCCCTACCCGCGCAACGACGGCGTCGTCTTCGGCAACTACGAGGGCCGGCTGCCCAAACATGAGCGCGGCTATTACCACGAGTACACGGTCCCGACACCCGGCACCAAGCACCGCGGCAAGCGGCGCATCGTCACCGGGGGAGCGCCGCAGAACGACCCGCCCGAGTACTACTACACCGGCGACCACTACGAATCCTTCTGTCTGATCGGAGGCACGTGA
- a CDS encoding carotenoid oxygenase family protein, whose product MAAPASPQVDGPSRYWEDVPGEYDLQLTEITGAIPQGLTGTLYRNGSGRWNIGASRVDSLFDADGMVVAFAIDGNGVRFKNRFVRTEHYLTTTAAGRMVKRGFAFQRPGGMRANAFRLPANTANTNVMIGQDQLLALWEGGRPHGMDLDTLNTIGMCSLDGVLKGPVGAYSAHYTYDATTDSRVNFGFEPYFPRVDLRHIRSAPNRDEKIRRLRELAGEAIPRVRLRLYETDSRGETRYLRAVPLPGMGLLHDMALTPRYAVFMMSPVRINPWALLGRQSYWDAMQFKQNEPSYFILAPRDGGKVRTIETDPFYMWHYANAYEDGADVVVELPRFAPETFGGMQAWASDSRTDMARMYADVVPEKAPDSVRLTRFRITADDRVIAEPLAQMGCEFPQIDQRRSTQPHSVTYVTAPSDGEGSGEGIGRFNHTDGSVQTYCPTGHKLVEPIFVPRPGSTAEDDGWVLTVGYDETQHRSRLMVFDAPRIDAGPIAEAWLPFHLPMSYHGAFTERVARF is encoded by the coding sequence ATGGCTGCTCCCGCCTCACCACAGGTCGACGGTCCTTCGCGGTACTGGGAGGACGTCCCCGGCGAATACGACTTGCAACTGACTGAGATCACCGGCGCGATCCCGCAGGGACTGACCGGCACGCTCTACCGCAACGGCTCGGGCCGCTGGAACATCGGTGCGTCACGCGTGGACAGCCTGTTCGACGCCGACGGCATGGTGGTCGCCTTCGCCATCGACGGCAACGGTGTCCGGTTCAAGAACCGCTTCGTGCGCACCGAGCACTACCTGACCACCACCGCGGCCGGCCGGATGGTGAAACGCGGCTTCGCCTTCCAGCGCCCAGGTGGCATGCGGGCCAACGCCTTCCGCCTACCGGCCAACACTGCCAACACCAATGTGATGATCGGTCAGGACCAACTGCTCGCCCTGTGGGAGGGTGGCCGTCCGCACGGCATGGACCTCGACACCCTCAACACCATCGGAATGTGCAGCCTCGACGGCGTGCTCAAGGGTCCGGTCGGGGCGTACTCGGCGCACTACACCTACGATGCGACGACGGATTCACGCGTCAACTTCGGATTCGAGCCGTACTTCCCCCGCGTGGACCTACGACACATCCGCAGTGCCCCCAACCGGGATGAGAAGATCAGGCGGCTGCGGGAACTCGCCGGTGAGGCGATTCCCCGGGTCCGGTTACGCCTGTACGAGACCGACAGCCGCGGCGAAACCCGGTACCTGCGGGCGGTACCGCTGCCCGGCATGGGGTTGCTCCATGACATGGCACTGACCCCGCGCTACGCCGTATTCATGATGTCACCGGTTCGGATCAATCCCTGGGCCTTGCTGGGGCGGCAAAGCTATTGGGATGCCATGCAGTTCAAGCAGAACGAACCCTCCTACTTCATCCTCGCCCCGCGCGACGGCGGTAAGGTCCGCACGATCGAGACCGACCCCTTCTACATGTGGCACTACGCCAACGCCTACGAGGACGGCGCCGATGTGGTGGTGGAGTTGCCGCGGTTCGCCCCCGAAACCTTCGGCGGCATGCAGGCCTGGGCCTCCGACAGTCGCACCGACATGGCCCGGATGTACGCGGACGTCGTCCCGGAGAAGGCGCCGGATTCAGTGCGCCTCACCCGCTTTCGTATCACCGCCGATGACCGCGTCATAGCTGAACCGCTGGCGCAGATGGGTTGTGAATTCCCGCAGATCGACCAGCGGCGGTCGACTCAACCGCACTCGGTCACCTATGTGACAGCCCCCAGCGACGGGGAGGGGAGCGGGGAAGGGATCGGCCGCTTCAACCACACCGACGGCAGCGTGCAGACCTACTGCCCGACCGGCCACAAGCTCGTCGAGCCCATCTTCGTGCCCCGCCCGGGCAGCACCGCCGAGGACGACGGGTGGGTGCTGACGGTGGGCTACGACGAGACCCAGCACCGCAGCCGGCTCATGGTGTTCGATGCCCCGCGCATCGACGCCGGACCGATCGCCGAAGCCTGGCTGCCGTTCCACCTGCCCATGAGCTATCACGGTGCGTTCACTGAACGGGTGGCCAGGTTCTAG
- a CDS encoding TetR/AcrR family transcriptional regulator produces the protein MTSARRGRGRPAGPGVDVEQRRSDLLAAAERAIRTHGPDVGIAEVAKEAGFVRSAVYAVFPNKAAILSALGERQAHRLLSEITRRASGSTDLRQRMSLFFDVICGWMQDDPNLYRALSVHAAGGHEMPGIFDELAAAVEAMLAASMAAGGTDTAAAAPWARAIVGSAMISAQWWLRDSSMPRAELVEHLTTLCWDGGSALPFSPFDVSAIDSGT, from the coding sequence GTGACTTCAGCGAGGCGTGGGCGCGGTAGGCCCGCCGGGCCTGGCGTCGATGTCGAGCAGCGGCGCTCGGACCTGCTCGCCGCGGCCGAGCGTGCGATCCGTACCCATGGGCCCGATGTGGGGATCGCGGAGGTGGCCAAGGAGGCCGGCTTCGTGCGCTCGGCCGTCTACGCGGTGTTCCCGAACAAGGCGGCCATCTTGTCGGCGCTCGGCGAGCGTCAGGCGCATCGGCTGCTGAGTGAGATCACCAGGCGCGCATCGGGGTCGACTGATCTGCGGCAGCGGATGTCACTGTTCTTCGACGTCATCTGCGGCTGGATGCAGGACGATCCGAACCTCTACCGGGCACTGAGTGTGCATGCCGCCGGCGGCCATGAGATGCCGGGAATCTTCGATGAGCTCGCCGCCGCGGTCGAAGCGATGCTGGCGGCGTCGATGGCCGCCGGTGGCACCGATACCGCGGCCGCGGCTCCGTGGGCCCGGGCCATCGTCGGGTCGGCGATGATCAGCGCGCAATGGTGGCTCCGGGATTCGTCGATGCCCCGCGCTGAACTCGTCGAACACCTGACCACGCTGTGCTGGGACGGCGGCTCGGCCCTTCCGTTCAGTCCATTCGATGTCTCGGCTATTGACAGCGGTACGTAA
- a CDS encoding AAA family ATPase produces MAVKHRKQRRRIKRAATLGAATATVTALTVGVAPPPAQAAAVQHDLRLQAGVHIFPPPDQIPDLTGGFGTQVYNQFQTVGAQLETAFVENFNLAVLLQAAGLDPSAAINGALNDALGDALGNALSGLPIDVSELLGIDLEDPLSSVGINVITTGGVFTLLRLLGVDLGWVPSFPNSVADEINNTEYLEISLESIFEAVGLPTSGLAFDALKATIKTLTGIELPPLSTNAADVRIPIVAGWGFGAFAAGAAYQQVVDDLPNQPGGAAYTGTNPLLGSYTILPMILIDNPGRANGGILARAYPLFGLLGIDTVTPDTQVQSSGTSILEGIPVVEDIPLFGLTPGGANLIPIKIDATAEYLPLSDFAAWPNPFTMANNVAAGLFPTYILRNQSLDTLTTVLVDQIVSQLGADITDYLADPGDDPQLGPKLNIYVTIPANSLPLLEPTYLAVDVINLLTGANFNNPIGTALTPVLTSLVNLGYTDVYYDEQTGIYDRTLDEADIPTAFGTLPADVDWGQVPGHLANNLVTGIQKAISDGLINQNPVPSPIQQLLGLLGVGNTLTTGGPGLDLSSLTDALNAAGTQSNATTSFEPQAITQTNVGTDTVNLKSVVDEPFGDDDGAKKLTAAADDARQEVEKTVKDAGERAKVSAEKARERTAKAVKDAQDRVNKLAEDGRKQIKSAAEGIQKGAQKAVNDVKDNVKKAGDSVKPAKKAEKKDAA; encoded by the coding sequence ATGGCAGTCAAACACCGTAAGCAGCGGAGGCGTATCAAGAGGGCTGCAACCCTCGGTGCGGCAACCGCAACAGTCACCGCGCTTACGGTGGGCGTAGCTCCGCCACCGGCTCAGGCCGCAGCGGTTCAGCACGACCTCCGGCTGCAAGCCGGAGTGCACATCTTCCCGCCGCCGGATCAGATCCCGGATCTGACGGGTGGTTTCGGGACGCAGGTCTACAACCAGTTCCAGACTGTTGGGGCGCAGCTGGAAACCGCGTTCGTCGAGAACTTCAACCTGGCAGTCCTGCTCCAAGCGGCCGGTTTGGATCCGTCCGCCGCGATCAATGGCGCACTCAACGACGCGTTGGGCGACGCGCTGGGCAATGCCTTGAGCGGACTGCCCATCGACGTGAGCGAACTTCTCGGTATCGACCTCGAGGATCCACTCTCGTCGGTCGGGATCAACGTGATCACGACCGGCGGGGTGTTCACCCTGCTGCGCCTGCTCGGCGTTGACCTCGGGTGGGTGCCGTCCTTCCCGAATTCGGTGGCCGACGAGATCAACAACACCGAATACCTTGAGATCAGCCTCGAGTCGATCTTCGAGGCAGTCGGTCTACCCACGAGTGGCCTTGCGTTCGACGCTCTCAAAGCAACGATCAAGACCCTCACCGGCATTGAACTGCCGCCCCTCAGCACCAACGCCGCCGATGTGCGGATCCCGATCGTCGCGGGATGGGGATTCGGCGCCTTCGCCGCGGGTGCGGCGTATCAACAGGTGGTCGACGATCTGCCGAATCAGCCTGGCGGGGCGGCCTATACCGGAACCAATCCGCTGCTCGGCAGCTACACGATCCTGCCGATGATCCTGATCGACAACCCCGGACGGGCGAACGGCGGCATCCTGGCTCGCGCGTATCCGTTGTTCGGGCTGCTGGGGATCGACACGGTGACTCCCGATACCCAGGTGCAGAGCAGCGGGACCAGCATTCTTGAGGGTATCCCCGTGGTCGAGGACATCCCATTGTTCGGCCTCACCCCGGGTGGCGCCAACCTGATCCCGATCAAGATCGACGCGACGGCCGAATACCTTCCGCTCTCGGATTTCGCGGCATGGCCCAATCCGTTCACCATGGCGAACAACGTTGCAGCCGGCCTGTTCCCGACCTACATCCTGCGCAACCAGTCGCTCGACACGCTTACCACGGTCCTGGTCGATCAGATCGTGTCCCAGCTCGGTGCCGACATCACCGACTATCTGGCCGATCCAGGTGATGACCCGCAGCTGGGCCCCAAGCTCAACATCTACGTCACGATCCCGGCCAACAGCCTGCCGCTGCTGGAGCCGACGTATCTGGCGGTCGACGTGATCAACCTGCTGACCGGGGCGAACTTCAACAACCCGATCGGGACGGCGCTGACACCGGTGCTCACCAGCCTGGTGAACCTCGGCTACACCGACGTGTACTACGACGAGCAGACCGGCATCTATGACCGCACGCTCGACGAAGCCGACATCCCAACGGCATTCGGCACGCTGCCGGCGGATGTCGACTGGGGGCAGGTTCCCGGGCACCTGGCGAACAACCTCGTCACTGGCATTCAGAAGGCGATCAGCGATGGCTTGATCAACCAGAACCCCGTGCCGAGCCCGATCCAGCAGCTGCTGGGCCTCCTGGGTGTGGGTAACACGCTGACGACAGGAGGGCCCGGACTGGACCTCTCAAGCCTGACCGATGCCCTCAACGCTGCTGGGACGCAGAGCAATGCGACGACGAGCTTCGAGCCGCAGGCCATCACCCAGACCAATGTGGGTACCGACACGGTGAATCTGAAATCGGTGGTGGACGAACCTTTTGGGGACGACGACGGAGCCAAGAAGCTCACCGCCGCGGCCGACGATGCCCGCCAAGAGGTCGAGAAAACGGTCAAGGACGCCGGGGAGCGTGCCAAGGTCTCGGCTGAGAAAGCTCGTGAGCGGACGGCCAAGGCCGTCAAGGATGCCCAGGACCGGGTGAACAAGCTCGCCGAGGATGGACGCAAGCAGATCAAGTCTGCCGCGGAAGGTATCCAGAAGGGTGCGCAGAAGGCGGTCAACGACGTGAAGGACAACGTGAAGAAGGCCGGCGACTCGGTGAAGCCCGCCAAGAAGGCCGAGAAGAAGGACGCCGCCTAA